From the genome of Capsicum annuum cultivar UCD-10X-F1 chromosome 4, UCD10Xv1.1, whole genome shotgun sequence:
TATATATGGTTAATTAATACAAAGTGCATATGCATGACTGAAAAATCAgtcaaaagaaacaacaaattcaagaaaacaagcACTGAATTAACGGTAGAAGTGTATATGTTTTGTGCatagatataaaaaaatatacacataatCAAGTCACTTAAAAAAGTAATTGAATGTAATTCTATTACTACTAAGGAATGATTGATAAACTAGCATAAATCGTAACTTCAAGATATCTGGCGGGAGATGGCAAGAATCTTGTGGATTTAGTCGATATTCACGAAAGCTGATCAGAACATGATGGtagtaaaaaaaattgtaacttaAAGGAAAACAATTGTGTACTAATGAAAATAGTCCTCAATAACAAACATAGAGAGAGTATGCAAGGATATAGTAATAAACAAGTGTACTAGGGTTCTCCAACTTACATAAATAATCCAGCCCTCTCCCTTCACAACAAAAATTTACAATATAATATAGTGTCGAATAAAATGTACAATAGTAATATTATTGTACCATGGGGTATCTTAGCTCATCAAGTGCACCTTGTTGAAATATAACACCTTGTTGAAAACCTCCATCACTAGAAGCAACAATAGGAGGGAGAGGAAGCACGTAAGGATTCATTGATTCCCAGTCTAAATTTCCTCCAGAAGTAGAAGTAAATTTATCGATAACCAGATTCtcatataaaaattcaagaccatctatTTTTTGTTGACTAGTGTTTATCATATGCTCAAATTCAGCCGTAAAATTGCTAGCTGCCCCATCCATGTTGTATAGATCAATATTTGGTGCGGTGATGTTGAAGACATTGTGATCTATTGGAGCTGAAGAGATCAAATTGATATGATCCTGATACATCAGTTGCATCGATGATGAATTATCGATAGGATATTCATGAGAATTTGGCACAACGTTTGTCAATTGGTCATTTTCTGAAAATTTACCTCCAAGCTTGATTAATAGCTTTCTGATGGATGTATGGTCATTGTTAATGAATCTTGGTTCATTGTTTGAGTATGGTAATGGTTGAAGCTCAGGCCAACAAGGGTTTTGGTTCAGGTTATTGGAAGTGGAAATTGATGACATGGATttgatttcttttccttttcttgaacCTTGCTTTTGACGTTGTTTTCCAAATAGCTTCTTCTTTAGCTTAGTGTTCCAATAGTTCTTTATATCGTTATCAGTTCTTCCAGGAAGTTGTGCTGCAATTATTGACCACCTGATATAATATTCCTCATAGAATTCAGTAACAGAGCTACAGATAAGGAACAACGTTCAACTGAATTCCCTTTATCAGAAAATTATAATTCACGAAAAAGGGTAcaatcaaatttttatatatgcatatagaTTTGTGAAACTCGTTGATATAGGGGAAACCTTAGTGCAGTACAAAAAAtggttcaaaaattattttaggtCACATATATTCCTATATTTTCTAAATCTCTTAATAAACTTTCTAACTCCGGCACTACTTTGATGGTTGATCCTATAGTAGTCATAGAATTAACCAAAAATATGGAGGAGGAAGAAATTAGTTAATGGGATTATAATAAATTACCTGCTTCCAATACTTATGTAGAGGCTGCATATAATTCTATCTTCTTCATCTGAAAATCCTCCATGCTTGATGTTTGGCCGCAAATAATTTAACCACCTAAGCCTACAACTCTTTCCACATCTCTTAAGgcctaaaattttcaaaaaaacaacaacatgaGTACACTATTAATCATGGTATGCATAAGAAGAAACAACCAGAAACAACAACTAACTATGGCGCTTGGTCCAGACAACGTTGTAGGAGTTCATGAATTTACCAAGGTCAGTACtataattttcatcaagaagaacaaaaggaagaaatttgGATTTTTTATACCAATTTTTTGAGGCAAAGCAATCCAGTTTCCACCAGTCCCATTTTGCTCAATATAGGACTTCAACTTAGCATCTTCTTCAGGTGACCATGGTCCTCTCTTGACATTGTTTTTGTCACAACAAGGAGCTCTCCCCATAGCTTGAGATTTTCACCTTAATTTCACTAACAAGTTTGTTTTAATTAAGCTAATTATATCACTTTGTTGAGTGAAGCTTACTCTAATTTTTGAGtgtgtagagagagagagaaagaggaaaggaggataataataatagagattatactaatataataaaatagagaGGATAAACATGTTTTAAGGAGCAGTCAGAAAAGTAGGGAGAATGGCCAGATAAATGATGAATGCCAGAAGAGAAAATAAGGGTTTTTTCTCCTTGTCTTTCTCTAAGTCGAATCATTAAATATACACTAGACTTTTTATTAAGAAAATCCTTGGAAGTGTATGtcttgtacctaaaaaaaataaagttggaaatgtatgtccaataaattttagatttttatattataaGTACCGTCCATTTTGAAAATCATCGATATATATTGTTACAAGTCTTCGTGAAAGTAGATAATAGGCGATCTAATTAATACGTAGAGCATACCTTTGCCAATATTCAAAAACCATCAAGCAAATTGGtcattgttttcttttatttgttgaatttatctAAGTCATCAAGATTTTCGTCATGAATTAtctatctattatttttatttaaatgattTGGTTTCAGTTTTTACTTTCCCATTTTGGTTTTGCATCTCTTAAGTTTCGAAAGGATATGATCTTGGTTAACCCTCAGTCATGAATTAGTTTTTGAGATTAAGTTAGGCATAAGGTATTTCTTATTAATATATCAAAGCTAGTCAGACTCATCTGAATTCTTAAGTTATCCAATATAATATTGTCCTCATATTACTTTTGCCACATTCCAATTGTCTGTAAGGGGTAGGATGTTGAGTTTCCCACATGGATGACTTAAGGACCTGTTTGGCAATAGATTTTTCAACTAAAATTCGGAAAAGACGTGGAAAATAATGTTTGGTAATATAATTTGCTATTATCTAACAATTTCTTTTGACAAGTGATTCAAATTctcaaatacaagaaaaaaactATTATTCAAGCTAAATTTCGTTTTCCGTGAGAACTTTTAAAAGTTTAAACGTTACaccaaatttttatcttttataaaaGCACTCACTATTTATTGACCTCAACTAACCTGTGCATGTACATAACAATACAACTTATATCTtgctatgtatatatagatgGATATTGTATTAATACCGTAACTGCTTTACAtagatataatctaaaaatatattttctgaaCAAACGTGTGCATGTACATAACAATACAACTTATACAAATGAAATTTTAGTATACTTAGTTTTCTTCTGTTTCTCAACTACTAAGAAAGAGTTAGgcatatttgttatttttgataataCAAACTTATGATTAGTTTTAGTAATTTCTAAAACTTATGGATATAAATCAAATTTCTTACAAATTGAAATATGTTTTCAAATAACATGGTCAAACACATAATAAGATTTCACTCAAATATTACTTGTCAAAAATATTTGAGAATATATGGTCAAACGTTAGCTTAGTTACCTTATTATATGATCTTTTGAACAATTCATCACCTCATATATATGCTATATTTTGAGGTTTAGCTACACTGAAAGTCTATTTTTTTACCTAGTAACACAACAAATTCAAATCTGGTATAGAGAATACTCTACACCTTATAAATTGaagttttcctttttcattttggttCTTAAATTTCCTTCAAATAGTAAACAATAGTGAAGTAATTAGGACGCAATCATTGAGTAATCATGAAATTACAACTTCCTGGAAAGTGGAAAGTACATATAGACTCTAGCTAGCTAGGGCTGCTATATGCATCAAGTCAAATTGAGGTCGTATTATGAAACATTAAAAACCATCAAAAAGTTCTAGAAGCAAAGTACGTTAAGACTCCCAAAGGTGGCAAAATATATGCTTGCATAACCCAAGGAAATTTTTCTGTTTTGGTAGGTGACCAAATCATGACCACCAAAATTAGAAGATTAATTGCATATTGAGTATATGAATTCTGATTGATTCTTTCATAAATTAAACGTTTTGAAGTTCCAAATTTGGCCAAGAATTGTTAGGCTGTATTCCTATAACAATCCCTATAAAGGCCTAAACTTGAAGTTCTAAAGGAGAAGTCTCTCTACGTTGTGACAAAGCAATTATTAGAAAGGACTAATAAGCAAATGTACTCTTCAAAAGAAGTTAATTTTGATTTCCAAAGGACAACTAAATGATCAAGAGACTAAATCACATGCAATTTATTGAGTTTCCACATTGGATGGGATGTATATATAACACTGGTTTTTCCCTTTCTTCTGCATAGTCATGAGCAATCTTCATCTTAAGATCAGTTATGCTCTAAATTTTTAGGTCGAATTAGGCTCAAGAATTAACTTTCATCtcaatattcatgatttaatttagtctctccatcttattatattttcacGTTCTAAATGTCCAATCTTTGGTGGGAGGAGAAGCGAGTGTTGAACAATTTCACTTGAATCCCCACATTAAGTGATCGAGATGTGAAACTTTGATCATTTTATATGATCTGGGACAATTTCACTGAACTAGTTTTTTAAGATTGAATTGAGCCTAATTAGGGAGATTCGAGAATCTTCCATGGAACAATGTAAGAAGAAAAACGAGAGGGGTAAAATGAGGCCCCACCAAAATGAATACAGAGAACTTGGACATTAAGAGATAGTCCTCACTGTCACATCATTGGACTTACATACTTGACCTTATTACTCCTCACATTTAACAATATCACATTTTTTTCCTTAGGTTAGTGTAGCTTTGCATGTGTTAGactacccaaaaaaaaaaaaaaaaagactaccATTTCATTTGACTTTCTTCATAATGCTCTACTTCTTCCGTTCCAAAAATGATTTCATATTAGCAAAATTTaccttcattaaaaaattaataaatataatatataatttatcaaaCTATTTCTATTTAATAAACATCGCTTGAAAATTAAATACTACTAATCAAAAGATGAAGCATAAAGGTATAACTGAAAAAACATAAACTTGAAGCATGATACTTATTTTGTGACAAAAtaaatttgctaaaatatttatttattttgagacaaaaaaaaaagattgacaCTTATTTAAGAACAAAAGGAGTAATGATCACGATTTTTGCGGGACAGTCCACAGATTTGCTGCCTTAATTCCGTTGCTGGCGGCTAcacttttttctaattttgagcTTAAATGGGAGTGATATTGTCAGTGACAACTCATATAATTCACCCAATTTATTTACGATTGAGATATTTGTTGAGACTTGAGTCTTACATCGGCAGTTATGGGTTTTTtggtttttatatataatttcggTAATCTTTTATCTCTTAAACAAGTTTTTAGAATTGAATTAAGCCTGAATTTCATTTCTTATCACGGTATTAGATCAATCTGATCCATTCTATTTCATTGTTTACACAATTGTTAGGTaggttttaattatattattcatacTTCAGATATTCAATTCTGAGCGTATAGACGGTGTTGAACGACCCTAAATATGTAGGTTTTGGATTGTTTTGGCCCCATTTTTAtgttgttagagttgtgacccgaattatGTTGAGCCGGCCTTGAAAGTTTCGCGGTGCGTCCCATATTTGTAAttttcaatgaggtctgtggtggtagcgtagggatcgggccgatatggacctttatgtttttgggcctaggacttatttgtatgcacgtattatataagtgcatttagtggatTATTTTGTGTATTCAGAAAATACACacattctccacattgtactcctctcctttcatagtgaaattcctctgcctctacccgtggtttttcccacaagggtttccacataaatctgctatgtttttgttttgttatttttggtaaataaattttatttattaccaaGTAAGCAGTACAAAGCAGAATTACTCCATACTGGACATCTCCCAATATGCAGTAGCCACATTCTTCCAGCTACCTAGCTATTTTGCTACACAAGTTCAAActatcatgctatgttgttcttgttttcttttacttgtggtttgctttattctGTCAGAATCTAACAAACTGGTATTAGAGCTTGGTTAATTGTTTTCTCGAGGATgacaaccatgaagtatgatattttgttgttagATCGCAACACTAGATTTTTGTTATGGTAGGTTAAGATGCGGGTTGTGCTCGCGCAAATGGATTTGGACGATGCTTTATTAGAGTTTGAGAAAATGCCCTCATCGTGGACGGACGAGGACAAACAACGTGAGAATTGaaaggctctatctcagatccaccttcatttatccaatcagattccACAGGATGTTTTGAAAGAGACCACAACTGTTGTgttgtggttgaaactggaatcGCTGTGTATGACGAAGAGCCTAAAAAGTAATTTGCATCTCAAGAAACGACTTTATTCCCATCGCATGTCTGAGAGTGCGTCCTCGGAGGATCACCTATCTGTATTTAAGGAAATCGTCTCAgatttagagactctggaggttaagtacgatgaggaagatctagggttgattttgttgtgtttgcTGCTTACATCATACACGACCTTTAGGGATacgattttatatagtcgtgataccctgACGATTGATGAAGTTTATGATGTGTTGTTCTCTAAAGAGAAGATGAAGCATCTAGTGAATGGGTCGAAGACTCACGGAAATGGTCTCATTGTTTGAGAAGGAATGACTCGTGAGAGGAATTTTAGGGGTGATGACAGGAATAGGTCAAAATCCAGAAACAGAAATAAAACCTGTAATTACTGTAAGAAGAAGGGCCATATCAAATTCAAGTGTTGGAAATtacaaaatagagagaaaagaaaagatccAAAAACAAAGGGAAACCAATTAGAGAAGTTCGGTGAAGCCAGTTTTGTTGAAGATGgcggtagtgatggagaactcttgaTAGTTTTTTATGGTAACTCCAAACTTTGcgaggattggattcttgatcCAGCTTTCACGTTTCATATGTATTGTAATTgggattggtttacaacatatgaaatagTCTCTAAAGATATTGTGTTGATGGAAAGTAACGCACCTTATAAGATAGCTGGTGTTGGAACAATCAGGATCAAGATATTTGATGtggttgtgaggacacttggtgatgtgcggtatgtcccagacctgaagaaaaatcttatttccttgagtacccttgattcgaatggttataggtacactggtgaaggtggagtcctgaaggttactaaaggttcTTTTGTTGTGATGAAGGACAGAGAAAGTCTGCAAATTTGTATGTTACTGTTACAGGTGATGCAACTGTTTCTACCTTCTCTTTATCAGAAAGTGGTGCTGCTAAACTTTGGTATATGCGCCTCGAGCATATGAGTGAAAATAAGATGGTTGAACTAAGAAGGAGATGACTTCTTGATGGGCAGAGTATTACCAAACTGGAGTTCTGTGAGCACTGcatttttgggaagcagaagagagtcagattcactaaaggcatccactcaactaagggcgcacttgattacattcattctaaTCTCTGCAGTCCTGCTAGAATACCTTATATATGAAGCGCTAATTACTTGTTgattattattgatgactattccagaaaagtttgggtattctttctgaagcaaaagaatgattGTATTGCCTACTTTTAAGGAGTGAAAGACTATGATTGGAAAGCAGATATGGAAATAGGTAAAACATCTTCAGAccgataatggtttagagttctgttctaatgaatttaatgctctgtgcaagtcaaaaaaaattgtgaggcacttgacagTTCGTTATACTCAGAGCAGAATGGTATGGCTGAATGAATAAATAGGACTATAATGGAAAAGGTGCGTTGTATGATCTTTAATGttggtttacccaagtcttttagGGTCAAAGCTGCTTCCACAACTTGTCTTTTTATTAACCGCTCTCCCTCAGTCGCAATTAataaaaagactccacaagaggtatggtctggtactcctactagttattctgatttgagcATATTTGGATGTCCTACTTATGCTCatattgataatggaaagttggagcCTAGATCcgtcaagtgcttatttatgggttataagcctggtgttagaggttataagctttggtgtccagaaagcagaaaggttataattagcaggaatgttgtgtttgatgaatttgCCATGCTTCGGGCTCCCTTCAAATCTAGTGTCTTGCTTTcagatgagcttagtgacatgaattGCAGATTGGAGCAGAGTCTACAATAGTGCCTACTTCTCAATTTAGCCCGGAGATACAGagtgatattattttttcttcaccaTCAGTGGCGCCATAATATTCTGTTGCTAAAGACaggcctagaagagatattagacctcctcagaaatatgctgaagctgatttggttgcttatgcattgagtgtagcagaaggtattgattccGGTGAAGATTATTCTTCTTACTCAAAGGCAGTTAGTTTTGATGATTCTGGCTGATGAATGATTGCTATGCGGGAGGGGATGGAATTACTTCATAAAAATGGCATATTAGATCTGGTGAGtttgcctaaagataagaaaattatcCGTTGCAAGTGGGTATTCAAAATGAAAGAAGGAACATCGGGATCTAAAGAtactaggtacaaagcaagactagttgctaaaggttacagtcaggtTTCGGGTATTGACTTTacagatgtgttttctccagttgtaaatcAAAGTTCGATTCGAGCATTGCTTGggcttgagcagttggatgtcaaaactgcattcttacatggagaacttgaggaggacatctatatgcaaCAACCAGAGGGCTTTGTAGTCTGAGGAACGGAGGTCTATGTAAGCTTGCTGAAAAAGTTTCTTTATGGATTAAAGCAGTCGCCCAGGCAGTGGCATAAAAGGTTTgactattttgactcttttatg
Proteins encoded in this window:
- the LOC107869471 gene encoding transcription factor RAX3; the protein is MGRAPCCDKNNVKRGPWSPEEDAKLKSYIEQNGTGGNWIALPQKIGLKRCGKSCRLRWLNYLRPNIKHGGFSDEEDRIICSLYISIGSRWSIIAAQLPGRTDNDIKNYWNTKLKKKLFGKQRQKQGSRKGKEIKSMSSISTSNNLNQNPCWPELQPLPYSNNEPRFINNDHTSIRKLLIKLGGKFSENDQLTNVVPNSHEYPIDNSSSMQLMYQDHINLISSAPIDHNVFNITAPNIDLYNMDGAASNFTAEFEHMINTSQQKIDGLEFLYENLVIDKFTSTSGGNLDWESMNPYVLPLPPIVASSDGGFQQGVIFQQGALDELRYPMVQ